A genomic segment from Roseibium algicola encodes:
- the mltA gene encoding murein transglycosylase A codes for MVPGQRIPDRFEAISFSSLPGWLNDDHAAALAGFLRLCRKPEILTQDTVFPSVAAADLQKLCNDAEKAAKSGDEAPRDFFESRFTPHRIAQSGFVTGYFEPELAASRVRTEIFRYPLLKKPEGLEAITPENRPQDWPETLSHGRRVEGRVTEMPDRSAIMDGKLDPENLELVWLADPIDAYFVHVQGSARLRLADGSAMRVGYAGKTGHPYTGIARLLVTRGEGTPEDFTAAGLRAWLEAHPEERDQLFRQNRSFIFFREVDEIGVNDGPVGAAGLPLVAGRSLAVDPSFIPYGSLVFVASALKDHDSDDGAFQRLMVADDTGSAIKGPARGDIFVGSGQTAGAIAGEIRHKADFTILVPNIRLGPAGVAAD; via the coding sequence ATGGTACCAGGCCAACGGATCCCGGACCGGTTCGAGGCAATCTCCTTCTCCAGTCTGCCGGGCTGGCTGAACGACGATCATGCCGCCGCTCTTGCCGGATTTCTGCGCCTGTGCCGCAAACCGGAAATCCTGACCCAGGACACCGTTTTTCCCTCCGTTGCCGCAGCAGATCTGCAAAAGCTCTGTAACGACGCCGAAAAGGCCGCAAAGTCCGGTGATGAAGCACCGCGAGACTTTTTCGAAAGCCGGTTCACGCCGCACCGAATTGCCCAGAGCGGATTTGTGACGGGCTATTTCGAGCCGGAACTGGCCGCCTCGCGGGTCAGAACCGAGATATTCCGGTATCCCTTGCTCAAAAAGCCGGAAGGCCTGGAGGCGATCACGCCGGAAAACCGGCCACAGGACTGGCCCGAAACGCTCAGCCATGGACGGCGGGTTGAGGGACGCGTCACCGAAATGCCGGATCGGAGCGCCATCATGGATGGCAAGCTCGATCCGGAAAATCTCGAACTCGTCTGGCTTGCCGATCCGATCGACGCCTATTTCGTACATGTTCAGGGCTCGGCAAGGCTGCGTCTTGCGGACGGAAGCGCGATGCGGGTCGGTTATGCGGGGAAGACAGGCCACCCCTATACCGGCATTGCCCGGTTGCTGGTAACGCGCGGAGAAGGCACGCCGGAGGACTTCACGGCTGCCGGACTTCGTGCCTGGCTGGAAGCGCATCCGGAGGAGCGAGATCAGCTGTTCCGACAAAACCGGTCTTTCATCTTCTTTCGGGAAGTCGACGAAATCGGCGTGAACGACGGGCCCGTCGGGGCCGCGGGCCTTCCCCTTGTGGCAGGCCGCAGCCTTGCGGTCGATCCGAGTTTCATTCCCTATGGATCCCTGGTTTTCGTTGCCTCCGCGCTGAAGGATCACGATAGCGACGACGGCGCTTTCCAGCGGCTGATGGTGGCAGATGACACCGGATCGGCAATCAAGGGACCGGCGCGGGGCGATATCTTCGTCGGATCCGGGCAGACGGCAGGCGCCATTGCCGGAGAAATCCGCCACAAGGCCGACTTCACGATCCTGGTGCCGAACATCCGTCTTGGTCCCGCTGGTGTGGCGGCGGACTGA
- a CDS encoding Smr/MutS family protein, which translates to MARRGKKGTLSPEDRELWGKVAKTLTPLHPDRAQDLKAELEKIAETEPAAPAKALKTATAIQAPAAAKAPPTPLPLHQLEHRYRRKLVRGVKAIDARIDLHGLTQHQAHDRLRGFLYQAQARSHKVVLVITGKGSGDARAYMDERGVLRRMVPQWLSMPDLRSVVLGYEEAHANHGGGGALYVRIRKRR; encoded by the coding sequence ATGGCAAGACGGGGTAAAAAAGGGACACTGTCGCCGGAAGACAGGGAACTGTGGGGCAAGGTTGCCAAAACCCTGACACCGCTGCATCCGGACAGGGCTCAGGACCTCAAGGCCGAGCTTGAGAAAATCGCCGAAACCGAACCGGCGGCACCCGCAAAGGCGCTGAAAACCGCGACCGCGATCCAGGCTCCCGCTGCGGCCAAGGCGCCGCCAACACCGCTGCCGCTGCATCAGCTGGAACACCGCTACCGCCGCAAGCTGGTGCGCGGCGTGAAGGCCATCGATGCGCGGATAGACCTGCACGGCCTGACCCAGCATCAGGCGCATGACCGGCTGCGCGGCTTTCTCTACCAGGCGCAGGCGAGAAGTCATAAGGTTGTGCTGGTAATCACGGGCAAGGGCAGCGGTGACGCACGCGCCTATATGGACGAGCGCGGCGTTTTGCGCAGAATGGTGCCCCAGTGGCTGTCGATGCCCGACTTGCGATCCGTGGTACTTGGCTACGAGGAAGCCCACGCGAACCACGGCGGCGGCGGCGCACTGTACGTTCGCATTCGAAAAAGAAGGTAG
- a CDS encoding helix-turn-helix domain-containing protein has product MTPLGAKIRELRIKRDVSLKEMAAALSVSSAYLSALEHGKRGKPTWFLVQRIITYFNVIWDEAEEIQRLAELSDPRVTIDTAGMDPKATELANQLALKIGGLSEESLAALLHQLRVAAVKDGV; this is encoded by the coding sequence GTGACCCCACTTGGCGCAAAAATCCGGGAACTCAGGATAAAACGGGATGTGTCGCTGAAGGAAATGGCAGCGGCCTTGTCGGTTTCCAGTGCCTATCTGTCCGCGCTGGAACATGGCAAGCGCGGCAAGCCAACCTGGTTTCTGGTGCAGCGAATCATCACCTATTTCAACGTCATCTGGGATGAAGCGGAAGAAATCCAGCGCCTGGCCGAACTGTCCGACCCGCGCGTCACCATCGACACGGCCGGCATGGACCCGAAGGCCACCGAACTTGCCAACCAGCTTGCGCTGAAGATCGGAGGCCTTTCCGAAGAGTCTCTTGCAGCCCTCCTGCACCAACTCCGGGTTGCCGCCGTGAAGGACGGTGTGTGA